The proteins below come from a single Streptomyces sp. MRC013 genomic window:
- a CDS encoding beta-ketoacyl-[acyl-carrier-protein] synthase family protein, translating into MSPTNRTVVVTGIGATTPLGGDSASTWEGLVAGRSGVRHLEGEPFADLPVKIAARVAVEPLEVLPRPLARKLDRSAQFAVIAAREAWADAGFSGPAGEDGGVRPERLGSVVASGIGGVTTLLDQYDVLKEKGARRVSPHTVPMLMPNSPSANVGLEVNAQAGVHTPVSACASGAEAIGYAVEMIRTGRADVVVAGGTEAAIHPLPIAAFANMMAMSKNEGEPGTVSRPYDKARDGFVLGEGAGVVVLESAEHAAARGARVYCEALGQGLSADSHHIAQPEPTGRGIAAALRNLLESTDLKPSEVTHLNAHATSTPQGDVAEVKALRNVLGEDLDHVAISATKSMTGHLLGGAGGIETVATVLALYRRTAPPTINVDDLDEEVDADIVRDEPRALPEGTIAAINNSFGFGGHNVVLAFRTV; encoded by the coding sequence GTGAGCCCGACCAATCGCACCGTGGTCGTCACCGGTATCGGCGCAACCACACCGCTGGGTGGCGACTCCGCCTCGACCTGGGAGGGACTGGTGGCCGGACGTTCCGGCGTCAGGCACCTCGAAGGCGAGCCCTTCGCCGACCTGCCCGTCAAGATCGCGGCCCGGGTGGCCGTGGAGCCGCTGGAGGTCCTGCCGCGGCCGCTGGCCCGCAAGCTGGACCGCTCCGCGCAGTTCGCGGTCATCGCCGCGCGCGAGGCGTGGGCCGACGCCGGTTTCTCCGGCCCCGCCGGCGAGGACGGCGGGGTCCGTCCGGAGCGGCTCGGTTCCGTCGTCGCCTCCGGCATCGGCGGTGTGACCACCCTGCTCGACCAGTACGACGTGCTGAAGGAGAAGGGCGCCCGGCGGGTCTCGCCGCACACGGTGCCCATGCTCATGCCGAACAGCCCCTCCGCCAACGTCGGCCTGGAGGTGAACGCCCAGGCGGGCGTGCACACCCCGGTGTCGGCTTGCGCGTCGGGCGCCGAGGCGATCGGCTACGCCGTCGAGATGATCCGTACCGGTCGCGCCGACGTGGTCGTGGCGGGCGGCACCGAGGCGGCCATCCACCCGCTGCCCATCGCGGCGTTCGCCAACATGATGGCGATGTCCAAGAACGAGGGCGAACCCGGAACGGTCTCCCGCCCGTACGACAAGGCCCGCGACGGCTTCGTGCTGGGTGAGGGCGCGGGTGTGGTCGTCCTGGAGTCCGCGGAGCACGCCGCGGCGCGCGGTGCCCGCGTCTACTGCGAGGCGCTGGGGCAGGGCCTGTCCGCCGACAGCCACCACATCGCGCAGCCCGAGCCCACCGGCCGGGGCATCGCCGCCGCCCTGCGGAACCTGCTGGAGTCCACGGACCTCAAGCCGTCGGAGGTCACCCACCTGAACGCGCACGCCACCTCGACGCCGCAGGGCGACGTCGCCGAGGTGAAGGCGCTGCGCAACGTCCTCGGCGAGGACCTCGACCACGTCGCGATCTCCGCGACCAAGTCGATGACGGGCCACCTGCTGGGCGGTGCCGGCGGCATTGAGACCGTCGCGACGGTCCTGGCGCTGTACCGCCGCACGGCCCCGCCGACCATCAACGTCGACGACCTGGACGAGGAGGTCGACGCGGACATCGTGCGCGACGAGCCCCGGGCGCTGCCGGAGGGCACGATCGCGGCGATCAACAACTCGTTCGGCTTCGGCGGCCACAACGTGGTCCTCGCCTTCCGCACGGTCTGA
- a CDS encoding carbon-nitrogen hydrolase family protein — protein MIVSAAQFTAVPGDIGANVRTMAETVRASAGARVVVFAELALTGYEPALIAADPGLWLTADDPRLDPVREACRAAGAAAVVNGPAPGRERGGRRPYLTSYVIGPDGATLARYDKQHLYEAEREVFAAGTADGRFTLDGHRFALATCFDSHFPESGERAAADGCRVYLASSLYGTGDGVRERATVYPAVARRSGLHVVLANHVGAAGSWTGCGRSAVWGPDGGLLAEADPVEPGLVRAAVG, from the coding sequence ATGATCGTTTCAGCGGCCCAGTTCACCGCCGTCCCCGGCGACATCGGCGCCAACGTCCGGACGATGGCGGAGACGGTCCGCGCGTCGGCCGGGGCCCGGGTGGTCGTCTTCGCCGAGCTGGCCCTCACGGGCTACGAACCGGCCCTCATCGCCGCCGACCCGGGCCTGTGGCTGACCGCCGACGACCCGCGCCTCGACCCGGTGCGGGAGGCGTGCCGCGCGGCCGGCGCGGCGGCCGTGGTCAACGGACCGGCGCCGGGCCGGGAGCGGGGCGGACGGCGGCCGTACCTCACCTCGTACGTGATCGGCCCGGACGGGGCGACGCTGGCGCGCTACGACAAGCAGCACCTGTACGAGGCGGAACGCGAGGTGTTCGCGGCGGGCACCGCCGACGGGCGGTTCACCCTCGACGGCCACCGCTTCGCACTGGCCACCTGCTTCGACAGCCACTTCCCCGAGTCGGGCGAGCGGGCGGCGGCGGACGGCTGCCGGGTGTACCTGGCGAGCTCCCTGTACGGGACGGGCGACGGCGTCCGCGAGCGGGCGACGGTCTACCCGGCCGTCGCCCGGCGGAGCGGACTGCACGTGGTCCTCGCCAACCACGTGGGCGCCGCCGGGTCCTGGACCGGCTGCGGGCGCAGCGCGGTGTGGGGCCCGGACGGCGGGCTGCTGGCCGAGGCGGACCCGGTCGAGCCGGGGCTGGTGCGCGCCGCCGTCGGCTAG
- a CDS encoding EI24 domain-containing protein produces MRDLGKGFGFLLQGQRWVGRHGRWLGFGLLPGLVTLVLYAAALVGLLYGAGDLTGWATSFADGWPSYWRDLFRGFLTALLFVLALFLAVITFTAVTLLVGQPFYESLSEAVDRSEGGRVPGTGLPFWRGLWISARDSLRIVLRVAFYGVLLFALGFVPVIGQTAVPVLGFCVSGYFLTEELTAVALQRRRLGLKERLRLLRGRRMMALGFGVPLTLAYMVPFVAVLLMPGAVAGATLMARELAPDPEDAPHPGPAAGPGAPAPAPHGLRED; encoded by the coding sequence ATGCGTGATCTCGGCAAAGGCTTCGGCTTCCTCCTGCAGGGCCAGCGATGGGTCGGCCGGCACGGCCGCTGGCTCGGGTTCGGGCTGCTGCCCGGCCTCGTGACGCTCGTCCTGTACGCCGCCGCGCTGGTCGGCCTCCTCTACGGCGCCGGCGACCTGACCGGGTGGGCGACCTCCTTCGCCGACGGCTGGCCGTCGTACTGGCGGGACCTGTTCCGGGGCTTCCTCACCGCCCTGCTCTTCGTCCTCGCGCTGTTCCTCGCGGTGATCACCTTCACGGCGGTGACGCTGCTGGTCGGACAGCCCTTCTACGAATCGCTCTCCGAGGCGGTCGACCGCTCCGAGGGCGGTCGCGTCCCGGGGACCGGCCTGCCGTTCTGGCGCGGGCTGTGGATCTCCGCCCGCGACAGCCTGCGCATCGTCCTGCGGGTCGCGTTCTACGGGGTCCTGCTGTTCGCCCTCGGGTTCGTCCCGGTGATCGGCCAGACCGCCGTCCCCGTGCTCGGCTTCTGCGTCTCCGGGTACTTCCTCACCGAGGAGCTGACCGCCGTCGCGCTCCAGCGCCGCCGCCTCGGACTGAAGGAGCGGCTGCGGCTGCTGCGCGGCCGCCGCATGATGGCCCTCGGCTTCGGCGTGCCCCTGACCCTCGCGTACATGGTGCCGTTCGTCGCCGTCCTGCTCATGCCGGGAGCCGTCGCGGGCGCCACCCTGATGGCCCGCGAGCTGGCGCCCGACCCCGAGGACGCACCGCACCCCGGGCCCGCCGCCGGACCGGGGGCGCCCGCCCCCGCCCCGCACGGGCTCCGCGAGGACTGA
- a CDS encoding fibronectin type III-like domain-contianing protein, giving the protein MPAVSRPPATHATIPPLDPSTPPAARARARPPLRPRPRLHHLGVRVPGRHPRHGPQHGHPPRPRGRPGVRGPLGDPAGRPARRLVGFAGVRAEPGARVEAEIRPAPRAFDLWDEETGAWTTVPGRSLADTPSPPSSTSTDTPSDGSAGRAGGRRRTAGGADSRGPRAGAYAGGGPDVTAR; this is encoded by the coding sequence GTGCCCGCAGTATCCCGGCCCCCGGCAACCCACGCCACCATCCCCCCGCTTGACCCTTCCACCCCTCCGGCCGCGCGGGCCCGCGCCCGCCCACCCCTCCGGCCACGACCTCGGCTACACCACCTGGGAGTACGAGTCCCCGGCCGTCACCCCCGCCACGGTCCGCAACACGGGCACCCGCCCCGGCCGCGAGGTCGTCCGGGTGTACGCGGCCCCCTCGGCGACCCGGCGGGGCGCCCCGCCCGCCGGCTGGTCGGCTTCGCGGGCGTGCGGGCCGAGCCCGGGGCCCGGGTGGAGGCGGAGATCCGGCCGGCACCCCGCGCCTTCGACCTCTGGGACGAGGAGACCGGTGCCTGGACCACCGTTCCCGGCCGCTCCCTCGCCGACACCCCCTCACCGCCGTCCTCGACGTCGACTGACACCCCGTCGGACGGATCGGCCGGGCGGGCCGGAGGGCGCCGCCGCACCGCCGGGGGAGCGGATTCCCGCGGCCCGCGCGCCGGAGCCTACGCGGGGGGCGGCCCGGACGTGACGGCGCGGTAG
- a CDS encoding DUF3145 domain-containing protein, which translates to MTTRGVLYVHSAPRALCPHVEWAVAGVLGTRAQLDWIRQPASPGTWRAEFSWRGEPDTASKLASALRGWRMLRFEVTAEPCPAAEGERYSATPDLGIFHAVIGVHGDIMVPEDRLRAALVRSARGETRLEAEVAELLGKPWDDELEPFRYAGEGAPVRWLHQVV; encoded by the coding sequence GTGACGACACGTGGAGTCCTGTACGTCCACTCCGCGCCGCGCGCGCTGTGCCCGCACGTCGAATGGGCGGTCGCGGGGGTGCTCGGCACGAGGGCCCAGCTCGACTGGATCCGGCAACCGGCCTCACCGGGCACGTGGAGAGCCGAGTTCTCCTGGAGGGGCGAGCCGGACACCGCGTCGAAGCTGGCCTCCGCCCTGCGCGGCTGGCGGATGCTGCGCTTCGAGGTGACCGCCGAACCCTGCCCCGCCGCCGAGGGGGAGCGCTACAGCGCCACCCCCGACCTGGGCATCTTCCACGCGGTCATCGGCGTCCACGGCGACATCATGGTCCCCGAGGACCGGCTGCGCGCCGCCCTCGTCCGCTCCGCGCGGGGCGAGACGCGGCTGGAGGCCGAGGTCGCCGAACTCCTCGGCAAGCCCTGGGACGACGAGTTGGAGCCCTTCCGGTACGCCGGCGAGGGCGCCCCGGTCCGCTGGCTCCACCAGGTCGTCTGA
- a CDS encoding NADP-dependent oxidoreductase — MSALPTSGREWHLVSRPNGLPVPKDFALREVPVTAPREGRVLVRNLHFSVDPYMRGRMNDVKSYVPPFRLDRPMDGGAVGEVVASGAEGFEVGDHVLHGLGWREYAEVGAEHAVRVDASLAPLTAYLGVLGMTGLTAYAGLFETASFKEGDAVFVSAAAGAVGSQVGQMARLRGASRVIGSAGSDEKVALLLEEYGFDAAFNYKDGPVARQLAAAAPDGIDVYFDNVGGEHLEAAISSLHVHGRVTVCGMIAQYNATEPTPAPRNLTQVIGKRLRLQGMLVSDHSDLRPRFVEEVSGWLRSGALKYRETVVEGVENGVDAFLGLLRGDNIGKMIVSLAR, encoded by the coding sequence ATGTCCGCACTCCCGACGTCCGGCCGTGAATGGCACCTCGTCTCCCGCCCGAACGGCCTGCCCGTCCCCAAGGACTTCGCGCTTCGCGAGGTGCCCGTCACCGCGCCCCGCGAGGGCCGCGTCCTCGTCCGCAACCTCCACTTCTCGGTGGACCCGTACATGCGCGGCCGGATGAACGACGTGAAGTCCTACGTCCCGCCGTTCCGGCTGGACCGCCCGATGGACGGCGGCGCGGTCGGCGAGGTCGTGGCCTCCGGCGCCGAGGGCTTCGAGGTCGGCGACCACGTGCTGCACGGCCTGGGCTGGCGGGAGTACGCCGAGGTCGGGGCGGAGCACGCCGTCCGGGTCGACGCCTCCCTCGCGCCCCTCACGGCCTACCTGGGCGTGCTCGGCATGACGGGGCTGACCGCCTACGCGGGCCTCTTCGAGACGGCCTCCTTCAAGGAGGGCGACGCCGTGTTCGTCTCCGCGGCGGCCGGCGCCGTCGGCAGCCAGGTTGGCCAGATGGCCCGTCTGAGGGGCGCCTCCCGGGTGATCGGCTCGGCCGGCTCCGACGAGAAGGTCGCGCTGCTGCTGGAGGAGTACGGCTTCGACGCCGCCTTCAACTACAAGGACGGTCCGGTGGCCCGGCAGTTGGCGGCCGCCGCCCCCGACGGCATCGACGTCTACTTCGACAACGTCGGCGGCGAGCACCTGGAGGCGGCGATCTCCTCGCTCCACGTCCACGGCCGCGTCACCGTCTGCGGCATGATCGCCCAGTACAACGCCACGGAGCCCACCCCCGCCCCGCGCAATCTGACACAGGTCATCGGCAAGCGGCTGCGCCTGCAGGGCATGCTGGTCAGCGACCACTCCGACCTCCGGCCCCGCTTCGTCGAGGAGGTCTCCGGCTGGCTGCGCTCGGGCGCCCTGAAGTACCGCGAGACGGTCGTCGAGGGCGTGGAGAACGGCGTGGACGCCTTCCTCGGCCTGCTGCGCGGCGACAACATCGGCAAGATGATCGTCTCGCTCGCCCGCTAG
- a CDS encoding acyl carrier protein yields the protein MAATLEEIVEGLAEIVNEIAGIPTEDVELDKSFTDDLDVDSLSMVEVVVAAEERFSVKIPDDDVKGLKTVRDAAEYILKHQA from the coding sequence ATGGCCGCCACCCTGGAAGAGATCGTCGAGGGTCTCGCCGAGATCGTCAACGAGATCGCCGGCATCCCCACCGAGGACGTCGAGCTCGACAAGTCCTTCACGGACGACCTGGACGTGGACTCCCTGTCCATGGTCGAGGTCGTCGTCGCCGCCGAGGAGCGCTTCTCGGTGAAGATCCCGGACGACGACGTCAAGGGCCTCAAGACCGTCCGCGACGCTGCCGAGTACATCCTCAAGCACCAGGCCTGA
- a CDS encoding MarR family transcriptional regulator, protein MASTRTDPLTREVVELIGTVVARYHDEYEQAAARHALTGAQARVLSLLALEPLPMRRIAVSLRCEPSNVTGIVDRLEARGLVERRPDPADRRVKLAAPTEEGRATARRLRDALDFAREPLAGLSAAERALLRDLLRRMLGEPPAP, encoded by the coding sequence ATGGCCAGCACACGCACGGACCCGCTCACCCGCGAGGTCGTGGAGCTCATCGGCACGGTCGTGGCCCGCTATCACGACGAGTACGAGCAGGCCGCCGCCCGGCACGCGCTGACCGGTGCGCAGGCGCGCGTCCTGAGCCTGCTCGCGCTGGAGCCGCTGCCGATGCGGCGCATCGCCGTGTCGCTGCGGTGCGAGCCGTCCAACGTGACGGGCATCGTCGACCGCCTGGAGGCCCGGGGCCTCGTCGAGCGGCGCCCGGATCCGGCCGACCGCCGCGTCAAGCTGGCCGCTCCGACGGAGGAGGGCCGGGCGACCGCGCGCCGGCTGCGGGACGCCCTGGACTTCGCCCGGGAGCCGCTGGCCGGCCTCTCCGCGGCGGAGCGGGCCCTGCTGCGGGACCTCCTCCGCCGCATGCTGGGCGAGCCTCCGGCGCCCTGA